The DNA segment GTCATTGTCACTCCCCATTCCCTTTTGAAATCCCGCACGGGCGGCATCATCAGCCGCCTGATTGCGAGAACAGGGCTCGAACTGGTGGCCGCCCGCATGTTCGCGCCCGGGAATGAACTCGTCCGCCAATTCGCCGAAGCCACGGCGGCGGCCAACGATCCAAGCGACCGCCGGATCCAAGAGTTGATCCACGATTACATCCTGACGAACCTGGCCCCCGATCCGCAAACGGGCCGGCGCCACAGGGCGATGATGCTGCTGTTCAAAGGCGAGGACGCCGTCCGCAAGGTGCTCTCCGTAGCTGGCCACATCACCCCGGGACGTTCCGGCGGCGAGACCGTTCGGGACACCTTTGGCGATTTGATTCTCGGCCCAACGGGCGAGGTGAAGCATTTCGAACCGGCCATCTTGGTCGCCCCGAACACGCTCGACGCCGAAAAGAAACTCAAACTCTGGGCGAGGCATTCGGACACCGACGGCGGCCTGCTGGAAAACGTCGTCGTCCACGCCACTGACCATCCCACGCAGCGGACGCTCGTGTTAATCAAGCCGGAAAACTTCCGGTTTCCGACCGGCCGGCCGGGCAACATGATTGATTTCTTTTCCCGCACCGGCCTGTTCATCGTCGCCATCAAAGTCCACCGCATGAGCGTGGCGCAGGCGATGGAATTCTACGGCCCGGTCCGGGAAGTGTTGCGCACCAAGCTCAAGGACGCCGTGGCCGCCCGCGCGAAGCCCCATCTGGAGCGGGAATTTGGTTTTGTCCTGCCGCCCGACATCGAGGCGAAACTCGGGGAACTGCTCTGCCCCACCTACGGCGACCATCATTTTGGGAACATCATCCGCTTCATGGCCGGACGTTCGCCGGCGGAATGCCCGCCGGAGCTGCTCCAGCAGCCCGGGACGGAAAAATGCATCGCCCTCGTTTACGAAGGCGTTGAGGCCGTGCGCAAGATTCGCGAAGTGCTCGGGCCCACCGATCCCTCGAAAGCGCCGCCCGGTTCCATTCGCCGGGAATTCGGCCAGACCATGATGATCAACGCCGCTCACGCCAGCGACTCGCCGGAGAACGCCCAGCGCGAAATGGGCATCATCAACATCGGCGAAAACAACTTCCGCGCCATCGTAGAGGAGTTTTACGGGGCGGTGTAAGACGGCTCGTTTCTATTGCGGGCCCTTTACCTGGTAAAACTGCATGGCGTTCGTCGCTGCCGGGTCAGTTGCCCGCACCACTCCGCCAGTGCTTGGAAATGTCCCAAGCGTCTGCCAAGCCACCGGTGGCACCAAGTTTGTCGTCCGCTCCACCACATACGTTATCCCCGGCTGTCCTGTGAATTGCAGCGAAAACGTGCCCTCGCCCTCATTCGTGAGAGAGATTTCTGGCGAGGTCAGGGGGACTACATCCAGCAGCAGGTTGGTTGCGACGCCAGCCGGATGGTCGGCATTGAACGCAGCAAACTTGACGGCGTAATTTCCGGCATTGGTCCAAACGTGGGCGACGTCCAACAAACTGGCGTTGGTCAGCCCTGAACCATCGCCATAATCCCACACGACCCGGCTGGCTCGACCCGATACGTTTCCGTGCAGTGGCAGCACGCCCCGCACGGCAACGTATGGCCATGGTGCGTTCACCGTCACGGTCAGCGGGCCGGTGATGGAACCTTCAACCGCTTCGTCACATCCCAACGCAGGCGGATTTCCCCACGGTTCGCCATCAATGTCATGGTAGCCGGCGCCTCCAAAATTCGTGCCCAAGGCAAGGCACGGAGAGGTAAGTGCCACATGCTCCCAATCCAACAATTGTGGATTGTTGGTGATGCAATTTGGCAAGTTACCGCGGGTCGAACATCCGTAGTAGAAGCCGGCCGAACCTCCCACGTCAGTAAACGGCCAGTTGGTGGCGCTTCGGTTGAAATAGCAGATGCAATTCCACGCTTCGCCAAACTGAATGCCGCCAACTGCTCCCACCGTGGCAATGTTGCTGACCACCGTGGATTGGAAAAGCGATGCAAAGTGGGCGCCCGCACCATCCTGCGCCGTGTTAAGGGCCACCGCACAACCAATCAACAGCGGATGGCGGTCGCCACCAGCAGCCCCGCCACCATAACGGTTGGCCGTGTTGCCCATGATCTCGCACCCACGGGCGACACCGGCAAAGACGCCGGCACCATCGGTCGCCAAATTACTTTGAACCCGACAGGCCTCCAGGAAGGCGGCCGCTGCGCCCCCGCCGTTGGAACGCGAGGCATTACCTGAAATTTGGCAATGCCACAACCGGCCCTGGTAAACGCCTCCCCCCATTCCGCCAGCCACACAATTCGACACGACACAATTGATCACATTTTTCCGCAACCCCAGTCCAGCAGCCCAAATTCCGCCACCGTTGGTCCAGGCAGAACCATTGCGCAATGTAAAGCCTCCCAGCGTGGCTTCCTCCGCCAGCCATGCGCACCGAATCGAGGCGATGCCGTTGGTGTTTTCCGCATCCCAGGCCCCTTCAATGATAGTCCACTCCGGACCATTCATGCTCATGACCGTGACGGCTTTGTCCACGACCACCCGGTTGGTTTCATCACCTGAGATGAAACGCCCGCCCTGCTGGTAAATGCCATTGGTCACCAGCACGACAGTGCTTTCCCCGGCAGCATCAATGGCATCTTGAATGGTTGCCGCAGCATTGTCCCAGCTTGCGAAGGGCGGGGCTGGATTGGGACTGGCGGTATTTACGCACGCAACACTGACCTGAACCACCGCGCTGGTCAGCATGCCGGTCGCATTGCTGACGATGACCTGATAGGCACCCGCATCTGTCACGTTGAAATTGCTGATGACCAGGCCTGGTGAATTGACGTTGCCGTGGTGGCTGTCATTGCTGACCGGCAAACCGTCCTTCATCCACCAGCACACCGGACTCGTGCCAGCCAGTTCCACGGACATCAATGCTGCACCAGGCGTTGTATCGGGCTCGATTCGTGGGGCCGCGATCAACTGCAACGGTGATGGGGGCGCATCACACCCAATGGGCGGGCTGTTCCCCAGTGGTTGGCCATCAATGTCCGTGATTTCACTCCCCACGTTCACTCCGCGGTCGAAGCAAGGCGAGTTGTCCGCCAAATGCGCCCCGTCACTCAAAAGATTCGGGTAAAGCTGGAGGGCTGATGTGCTGCTTTCAC comes from the Verrucomicrobiia bacterium genome and includes:
- a CDS encoding nucleoside-diphosphate kinase, producing the protein MSSQLAYVIVTPHSLLKSRTGGIISRLIARTGLELVAARMFAPGNELVRQFAEATAAANDPSDRRIQELIHDYILTNLAPDPQTGRRHRAMMLLFKGEDAVRKVLSVAGHITPGRSGGETVRDTFGDLILGPTGEVKHFEPAILVAPNTLDAEKKLKLWARHSDTDGGLLENVVVHATDHPTQRTLVLIKPENFRFPTGRPGNMIDFFSRTGLFIVAIKVHRMSVAQAMEFYGPVREVLRTKLKDAVAARAKPHLEREFGFVLPPDIEAKLGELLCPTYGDHHFGNIIRFMAGRSPAECPPELLQQPGTEKCIALVYEGVEAVRKIREVLGPTDPSKAPPGSIRREFGQTMMINAAHASDSPENAQREMGIINIGENNFRAIVEEFYGAV